The DNA sequence CTAAAGGCTGTTTCTGTTCTCTTGTAGCTGTGGAGACCCAGAGCACAAGCTCAGAGGAAATCGTACCCAGCCCACCTTCTCCACCGCCTCCACCACGGGTCTACAAGCCCTGTTTCGTCTGCCAGGACAAGTCCTCGGGCTACCATTATGGAGTTAGTGCATGTGAAGGGTGCAAGGTAAGAATCTATCCCATCCCAGTTTTGCAGGATTGAGGCCTCAAAGTTTTTAGATGCTTTAGTCACACAATATCAAATTGGCGTCTGCAAAGAAATATACAAACTAATGGCCATTTTGGGCTAATCAGTTAAAGCATGTCTGTTAATTCGAGTGGTCTGttaattcaagttttttttatgctatatttctttaaaataagccacacttgtttttttatattttgttaatgCAAAGGCATTCAGCCATTTAAATATCCAAACACTTTTTGGGGCCACTGGTTTTATCTTTTGAAACATGAATCTCTGAAtttagtgatttatttattgatattaaagGGAATTGGCAAACtaaaaaaatgtagtaatttGAGTTATTACAATGTACTATCACTAAATGCATCAGATAgtaatatacaaatacattgTGAATTCCaaaattcacacacaaacacataatttACTGCTTTTGGTATATCCTTTTAAGCAAAATATCTTTTGGGGTTCGGTCATCCCATGGGTGTTTTCTAGCACTGCCACTGGTGGGGGGCACATGGGTGCACTCTAGCCTTTTATTTCAGTGCTAATTAATAATTGAAGACTGGTAGTGTATACAATGTATGATCTACACGGTGTCTCCctgagaaagagaaacacagggGTTTGGAGTTGAACTATGAGAGTTACAAAGCCCCCTTATCTGAGCGCAGCCGCAGGGAAGCGTGGGTGGAGAACGCGCAGGTGCACGCATACACGCAGTGCTGATCGctgagaaataaacatgacttcaTTAAATTTGCATGTGCTATCTTCTCCCTTTCTCGCTGCCTTTGAATGGTGGGAGGACATATCTGCACTCGCCTTTCCCTTCAAAAAGCACCCGTCACTCTCCTCCTCTCGCCCCTACAGCCTTGTCTGCTTTGAGATGAACAAAGAGAGGAGTCAGCATTTGGGCTGTATGTCCTTAAGTCAGTTTtttgcatttctatttttttgcaAGGCTGTGTTGTAGTCAACATTGAAGGTAACCCTTTGTGTAGCTACCATTTTAACAAAGGTGGTTGAAACTGACTTATTAGGGACTGATTTTAAATCAACCTTTGATTGTTTTTGGTATATTAGCTGTGATCCAAACTCTAGTGAGCTGACTGCTGCCTAGCACACTAGTTATGCCCAAAGTAAGGTGACCAGACGTGCCACTACCCGGTGACATGTTCTGCCCAGTATTTCTAAATGGCCTAAAATAACCAGGTGTTGGTTGTTTGCTCTGCGCTGATCGATCGTTGTATGACATCAAAATAcagcgagagcgattcgaaagcatggAGCCGTCTGCTCTGGTCTATAGCTCTCacaatattttaatgtcatataAAGATCGATCAGCGCAGCGCAAACAACCAACACCTGGTTATTTAAGGCCATTTAGAAATCCTGGTCAGAACGTGTTCCCAGGATGTGGCACATTTGGTCACCTtagcccaaagtatacttcaatTTTGATGTGAATGTTTGCCGTATGTGTACAGCCAAACGCACATACTTTCAAAGTACACTCCATGTGATGGCATGCTGCATAATTTTGTTGTTTACCATTTGGGACAAGCTTTATATCTGAAGCACATCTAAAATATTCCCTAGGTAGCCAGCTCACTAAGTTTTGTAACGGCTGCTGGTCTGAATCTTCGTTTAAATCTTCACGGCTACTAAGCACAAGTAACTATCATACGCACAACCACTTAGTCAAGCTAAACAGACAGACGGCCTTATTTTGATCTCATGGTCTCTTCGCTCCAAATCCATTTGAAATAGTGCACGTTTTGTACAAGCAGAAACACACGACTGCTCCTCCGTTGTCTCAGTGCGCCTGGGGGTTTGTACTCATGTCCAGGATTAGTGGAGACACTAAAGAGGCTTAGCACTCCTGCCAATGAGAGCCACAGCAGGCCTCAAACCGTTTCCTTCCTGCCCTCTTCTGCTGCATTCCGCTCACAGGATCTGCCCGGCAGGTCAGGACTGGGTCAGTCCAGGGTTCGCAGAGGTCAGGTGATGCCTAGTGAGAGATTAGGATCACCGATCAGTCCTGCATCCATTATGTCCTCTACCTCATCCATGTCTGCTTCTACGCTTTCGAATCCATGTCTCTGACCATATGTTTTATTCTTAATTTAAATCTGGATAaaactctttttgtttttgtttttattaaggcTGATTAATAACAAGGATTTCTTGTATCAACTACCAATCAATTTTGCCCCATCTGTTTGATGAGTGGTGGCTTATAGTGGTGTAATAGTCCCGCCTTCTCAATAAAAGAGCCAATCGGCAATTGATAAAATAATTGCGTCACTTCAGTGCCGTGAGATGCTCTGAGAAGTGCGATTAGGACTTTATATGCACACTGGCTCGCCTagactgaaaaataagctttaacGCTATTTTAGCAtatgaaacaacatttatgggACAGTTGTTGTTAGATTTCATTGGtgatttgaaatatgaaatttaatcgtaagtTTGGTTTCTCTGTTCAGAGAGCTGGGAGCTGCACGTGAatgcccgagaggcgtttcaaagatggccacCGAGTGAAATGACTTGCGTAAAGGGACTTTTATGTTATGTCacaaatgtatttcaaaatattgaatcTGTGCCATGTAAATGCTGCCTAGATCTGCCGCTCTCTATTATTGTTGATATTGCAAATAAAAAGTGAAAGCAGCTCACTGCtcttaatttatttgttcttaattgagtgttttctttattaattacattaaaacattaaatgcatGATTTACTGAATTGAAGTAATTTtatactgaaatatttaaactgtttcAAGTCTTTGAAAGGcgcctcttatgctcacaaatgctgcatttatttgatcaaaaattttGAAATACTAATTCAATTTTGAATATctcttttctatttaaatatattttaaaaagtaatttattcttgatatggcaaagctgaattttcagcagccattacccTTTCCTCCTCTCAATGGGCCACTGCTGCAGCCCCTAATCCGGTGGAATTACCCAGCTGCCCCTCTGTTGCCAGAGCATTCTTCACACCTTGTGATGATATTGAGCTTCATTCCTGTGGCTTTCAGGCCCGACCAACAGCGGCACGGCGCAGAGCGAGTGAAGCAGGACGAGAAAAAGAGGCCTTTTGATTGTGGACTGGTGTGACTTTTGTCATGGGTTTGTTATCAATGAATCAACTCTGCAGGTGAGACGGCTGTCGGCTGTACAAAGGGTACCTTCGCTCAGGATTCATGGGATATTTGGCTACTGATGTAAACACATTTTCCGAGGCAGTATAGAGCTAATGCTTTATTTTCAGCTGAATTGTGCTACATTTTTTATGAAGGCTGTGCAAAGTCAGTGTAAATGTATTGCTTTTATTATACAAGTGGTTGAGTTTTCAAACTTTACAAGCAAAATGAACTGAAAAAGAAATGTGCAAGAAGTAGCATGCAACTTCATGTAGTGCATCTACAGCAGTGACTGACCTGCTGATACTGGTCCAGGAAGAAGCGTTTCATCTGCATCTACCACAATGACCTCCGACAATGACCTCCAGAAGATCAGAGCTGGCATGAATAAAACATGCCCGATGAATGAGAGCTCCTCTGTAGGGAGATCAGGCCTCTGGGCAGCGCATTAGAAAACCATTTCGGCTCGGTAAGGCGAGCACACGTTCTGTCACACATCTGCCATGCTCACCTTTTCCTTTATTACTTTTTCATAGCCGAGACCGAGTGTGAGGGGGACATGTCCTTTCAGCATGCGGGACATGTCCTTGGACACACGCTTTCAGTGAAATGACATGAGTGTTTTTAGATGGCAGCCACTGGACAGACCTGTCAAAAGCACACACATACTAAAAGCTTCCCTGGGTGACCTGATATGTTGAAGGCTTTTCCACTAAAAGCCTTTGGGATTATCGTTTCTAAACCAGAGAGGGACgatgttgtttttactgtaggCTTGCTTTGAAAACAGTAGCATGACTAGAATTCATATTTAGATACAGTTCATGTGTAAATAGATAATCATATCAACATAGCACCAGTCATAGCAGTATCACTTATTAATGTATCACTTATCAGGGAGTATTAGagtgttttgcttttttaaattgtatttttggtAAATTTGGGGTATTTAATTATGTGTACTCTTCCCCtatttcttactttttttttttttttttttattaaattggtATTTTTAAAGATCAAATACGCGTTCAGTGGTGACCAAGGTAATCTATAAGAATGTTTAGCGATCTTTAGTAATTctcaaaatttatttaatttttttcctactgCAAGCTGTAATTCCAAAAACACttgtttttaatctagattatgtaatcagactgcaaaaattaagtacttgtaattagggtataattacactttaaaatgcaGATTACGGTTacattttattgattacatgattacatattcacacaatgtcagtaaaatattcataatgtaTTGATTCTAAACATCCTACTATGTCATTTGTCTGACTCTGTTCAGGACAGAAAAGAAGGAAATGGTACATTTAACGGtaagtttaaaacaagtttgatcatctaaaagtaatcttaaAAAGTAGTCAGActacattacctaaaatgagtAAACTAGATTGCGCTACTAATTACAGTTTTCATCATGTAATCTGTGATCAGTAACTTGCCACAATTTATAAGTAATCTTCCCAGCTCTGTGTTTATCCCTGTTAATAACGTGTGAATGTggcttttataaaatgtatattgtcAGGTATAAATCTGCAACATGGAGTAACTCCGGATCTTATTTCCATTACGTATTCACACTGAAGCATTGAACCCACATACTGTGTTCCCGCTCAGCCCAGTCAGTGAATCCTGCAGAGCCCCGCTGATACCCACGTGCCCAGCGGCAGTCACGAGTGAGGCTTTCACCGTTTAATCCTCAGCCAGAGAGCTGTGGTTGCAGCACAGAAGCTGAAATCCCTTCCACAAGCCTACGCAATCACTGTTTGGCATCTGCTCTCTGATCGTATGTAGCTTCAGCTGCATCTTTCCTGCTTTTGCCATGTACTTTTGTGACCTCGGACTGACTCTCTGCCCTCGAGAGTCTGACCAAGCAGTAATTAAGATCAGGAGAATAATGTGAATCTCTCTAGTTTGTATCCCTTCGCTCGAGTCTATGTGGGTTAAGCCCTGCTGGGTATTAGCCAATAGGAACCTCTGGGCACTTGAACTGGGAGATAATACCCAGCAGCCATAATGCAGCCGAATCTAAACCGAGCTCAGCCGGTCATTATGCCAagaaataatgtgtgtgtgtgtgtgagagagaactGTATCTATGCCATGGTTGTTTATTCGTGACAGCCTTTATTTATTCGTATACACATGTTTGTGTATAGTGATGATATGCATAatgtgaatatatgaatatctgGTGAATCATTAGTGACTTTATATAACTGGTGTTAATTCGCTTGCGTGTGTCATTTGTAAACCTTCCCGCTATAGTAAACCTCTGTGCTTGCTTTTCTCCTCAGGGCTTTTTCCGAAGGAGCATCCAGAAGAACATGGTGTACACCTGCCACAGAGAGAAGAGCTGTATCATCAACAAGGTCACCCGAAACCGCTGCCAGTACTGCCGGCTGCAGAGGTGCCTGGAAGTGGGCATGTCTAAAGAATGTAAGTGTCTTTATTGCTACACTACATGCACTAAATGTCCCTTAATCATGAATGACTGGACAAGTCATGGAAACTCATTTGTCAAAGGTGTCGAGACTTACTGTGCTGCTCTAGTGTATTAACGTTTTGGTACCACGGTACTCACAATTGTGATGGTCCCCTTGCGAGAAACCCCCTTCCTAACATATAAAGGCACCTGTATACATTCTTATGTGTAAAGGCccatttaaagtgaaaaaaaatgaaatgtttaaaatattatctgGAATTTACAGTACAGTATTTAAAGTATTAACAtccttattatatttttgtcacACCGGtgtattaagcagcacagctgtcttcattaataataagaaatgtttcttgagcagcaaatcagtatattagagtgatttctgaaggatcatgtgactctgaagactggagtaatgatgctgaaaatttacattaacatttgaaaatgtgttaaggtagttattttaaatattttacaatatttgttttcactgtatttttgatcaaataaatgcagctttggtgagcataagagacttgaaTTGCTATTGTACCATTTTGTACAACCAGAACTGCATACTACAGCATATGTTTAGTACACTATGCTAGGAAGGCCTCTTCTCAGACATTTGTCTGTCTGGTCCTGCTGTCACCACCTACTGGACAGATGCTGAAGCGCTCTGCACGGATGACCAGTGAAATGACATTTGCCAGCATTATTTAAAGCACACTGGTTATTGTCATATTTCATAGTGATGTTAAAGCATGTTTGTGTTACAGGCTTGGGTACAAGCATGTAATGAGGaggtttgctgttttttttagatGTCTGTATGATTTTGTGTTAGGACAAATGAATAtcatctacattttttttcataacgGCTTTCTCTAAGTCATACAGTGGCACATTATTATCACTTTGTCTGATGTATCTGTTGCAGCAGGACTTAATTCAGTTGCTTTTGCCTTTAAGAATAAATATGGATTAGATTTGTATGTACTTTTGTTCTGTTATTAGCATGAAAGTGTGTACACTTTCATTTCTGTGCTGTACTGAACTATAGTATAGCTTTTTCCATCATAAAATCTTTGCCCCAGATTtgctattttacagatttcATTCTCTCGGCCCGGATATGATGGCGCGCTCTTGTCATCATAAAGTTGTTTGCAAGCAGGTTTCGTATTTTCGCACATGTCGTGTCGTGAAAGATTACCTCCCTGTGTTAATAGTTCTTTAATGGCTCCATTAGATTGTGTTTTCTGAGCCCACGCTGGCACCCAGCTCCCTCTGGAGAAATGAATATGTGGCTGTGGGGAGAAGTGAGGGAGAATCATCCTTTACCACCCTCTCGCTCGCTCCCCTGCGTGCGTGTGGAGGAGGGAGAAGAAGAGCCGTGGAGTTATCTTTAGACAAAGGAAGGAGTCCTAACCAAAAACAGCAAGAAAACATGAGATAAAGGAGTGATTGAGGCTGTGAGAACAAGAAAACCGAGAGATTGTGAGGTTCCAGGAAAACCGAGACTGAGAGAGGGAAGGAGGGAGGAATGCAGGCGCAGAGGGAGAGCCTGTTTAAAGCTCTTTAAAGCGGGCTGATATTTGTCATGTGACGTGATTAGATTAGGTTGGATTTTAGTGAAAGCAGAGGTCGTTTGTCACAGTTATTAACAACCACCAACATTCATTTCTCATCTCTGCATGCTGCACACCATCagcacatctgtgtgtgtgtgtgtgtgtgtgtgtgtgtgtgtgatgaaacacaatgagtgcgtttacatgcacGATCTTACATTGATTATTTTTACCAGTGAAGTTTGCAATTCTTCAGtgtcatttaatattttctcatCCCAGTTTAATGTGCAAAAACAACTGTAAGTAAACCACTTCTACCTCAGATTTTCCTGAAAAGTGTAAATACTGGGACACTATCAAAAGATTGATTGTTTCAGCAACCTGACTGGCTCGATACAGAAATGTAGATTCAACTGATGGCATGAGATTGACATGGAATTATATTTTTGGCCCAAGTGGTTGCCAAGTGTGACTGGAAGGACTGACTTCATCTTTGAAATTTTAACATGTAAGATCAaaaacactgctgttcaaaagtttggggtcagtaagatattttaaaaaatatagccGTACATGTTTTCAaagtcttatgctcaccaaggctacatttaatcagaaatatagtaaaaacaataatattgtggaatattgatacattttaaaataagttttatctattaatatattgtaaaaagtaTTATTTGATGGCAAAGCCGAATCATCAGCAGTTGTCAATCAATCTAATcagctgatttgctgctcaagaagcatgtattaatgttgaaaagttgtgcttttcaggattctttgaatagaaagttcaaacgcatttatttgaatttaaaccTTTTGAGATTACTGCCgttactgtcagttttgatcaatttgtgttcttgctgaataagtgttaatttcttaatCTTACTGACTTTTGAATAATACTGAATGCCTAAAATGGTCTTTTTCAGGGGTAGCTCACTATTGGTTTTATGCAAAACCTAATTTTTCCTGTTATCCTGATTTTGCTCTGCATGTAAACACTGTTAATGGTGTTTTGGTGTGTTGTTCACATATATGTTTACATTGACGTCAAACCCAAAAGGAAAAAGGTGTTATCAAAATCTTGTTGTAAACATTTCTTGCATTGGAGTGTTTGTATAATGAGCTAGTCTGTGAGTTACCAATGTTATGTTACCACTGTGAATATTTAGAGGCATTAATAAGTGCATCCAATATACCAgtggttttttttcttttctgtatgACTTTTCTATTATTGTGTAGTTTACTCTGTATTTTTAAGGCAGGTGAATGCATGTTTTCAGTGTCTCGGAAAGAGAAGGGAAGACCTCAAAGAATCAAATCCTTGGAATTTTCCCTCTTTTTCTGATTGTTTTGCGATTGAGACTCTCTTACCTGAAGCTCTATTTGAACTGTCACATCAAAGCACTTGGTTTTTATTCAGCACTTTCTCTCTCTGGAAATACTGCAAGATATGTATTTCTATAtgcctgttttttgttttttttcctgtctCTCTGTATGTATATCCCCCCATATGTTCTCTGATTCTCCTACTCAATCAGTCGTCTCCTCTTTCATTCATTGTTGTTTTGAAGTAAATTAGCTGCCAGAATGATCGAGCCGCAAGAAGAGCATTCATCTGAAAGAGGTTTAACTGTGTATGATCTGCTGTTTTCTCTGGACTTTTACTGCCATCTTGTGGCACATTTATATGATGttagatttttctttcttattgcCACTTCTGGTATAAAGTGTAGAAATCTACTTGTATGTTTATGCATAGTGGAGTGGGTAAATCTGAtggtttgacttttttttttttttttttttcttcctgtccTTCCAGCTGTTCGGAACGACCGGAACAAGAGGAAGAAGGAAGAGAAGAAGCAGGAGTGTTCGGAGAGTTACATCTTAAGTCCTGATACAGAGCAGATGATCGAGCGGGTTAGGAAGGCCCATCAGGAGACCTTCCCCTCCCTGTGCCAGCTGGGCAAATACACCACGGTAAGTCAGAGGCAATGCACCCCTTAATGGTGAAACCCTTATGGAATTATGGGTAAATAAATCACAGAGTAAGCAAACATTGTCTCTGTCCTCGAACAGAACAACAGTTCAGACCACAGGGTTGCTCTGGACGTTGACCTATGGGACAAGTTCAGTGAACTCTCCAccaaatgcattattaaaacagTGGAGTTCGCCAAGCAGCTGCCCGGCTTCACCACACTCACCATCGCAGATCAGATCACCCTGTTAAAGGCCGCCTGTCTCGACATTCTGGTAAGAGCACGACACGCTCACATGTGCTCTTGTGTCTAAATAGTGCGTGAATAGATACTTGTGAAGATCAGTGAAATTACCCGTGTCTTTAATTCTCGCCTACAGATTCTGCGAATATGTACACGCTACACACCGGATCAGGACACCATGACGTTTTCAGACGGTCTGACACTGAACCGCACGCAGATGCACAACGCTGGCTTCGGTCCACTGACGGATCTGGTTTTCGCTTTCGCTAACCAGCTGCTGCCTCTGGAGATGGATGATGCAGAGACGGGGCTTCTCAGCGCCATCTGTCTGCTGTGTGGAGGTACTGCAGCTTTTTGACCCAAATCTAGTCAGACACACTTTTTGCCATATTTTGGTTTGTGAATGTcgttttcatattttgtttttattcagtcaGTAGTCGCATAAAACTGACTTTTTTGGTTTATTCGTTGTATTTTATCTATCAGCCCTTTACTTGTTTACACACTACTTGTATACCAAACTATAAgttcatctaatatttaatgtaatttcctTTTTGGGGGGTTTTACAGTAAGAATGCTCAATATATTGGCCCCATAACTGTTGTCAGACAATATtggccttttttgtttttatatttaatatcagactattcatttacaaactatgtttttggttttcatttttttatatatatgtatagattAATCTgtcctttttatatttttgtttatttaatatgtctatttatttacaaaatgttttttttaattttcaatcttttaatagtaatttttattaatttatctgCTATTCATAAGTTATCAGCTGGAATTATcatctaataataatagttttcttCCATTTGGACAAtgtttgaatataatttaaactcTCTAGAACTCATGAAATTGCTCTTTTTATGCTTTGTTAGCTGATGTTATAAAACACTGCACTTGTGCTCAGATCGGCAGGATCTGGAGCAGTCGGATAAGGTGGATGTGCTTCAGGAGCCTTTGCTGGAGGCCCTAAAGATCTACGTGAGAAAGAGGAGGCCTCATAAACCACACATGTTCCCCAAAATGCTGATGAAGATCACAGACCTGAGGAGCATCAGTGCTAAAGGTGCTTTGAACATCAAGCTTGAATCAACCAGAAT is a window from the Onychostoma macrolepis isolate SWU-2019 chromosome 03, ASM1243209v1, whole genome shotgun sequence genome containing:
- the rarab gene encoding retinoic acid receptor alpha-B isoform X1, producing MSGNGNPCPSPGGLGNHLGGFPMSHYPYFFPHMLGGLSPPALPGLPVSGYSTPSPATVETQSTSSEEIVPSPPSPPPPPRVYKPCFVCQDKSSGYHYGVSACEGCKGFFRRSIQKNMVYTCHREKSCIINKVTRNRCQYCRLQRCLEVGMSKESVRNDRNKRKKEEKKQECSESYILSPDTEQMIERVRKAHQETFPSLCQLGKYTTNNSSDHRVALDVDLWDKFSELSTKCIIKTVEFAKQLPGFTTLTIADQITLLKAACLDILILRICTRYTPDQDTMTFSDGLTLNRTQMHNAGFGPLTDLVFAFANQLLPLEMDDAETGLLSAICLLCGDRQDLEQSDKVDVLQEPLLEALKIYVRKRRPHKPHMFPKMLMKITDLRSISAKGAERVITLKMEIPGSMPPLIQEMLENSEGLEGGGGARGGGGGGGAPPGSCSPSLSPSSAHSSPSAHSP
- the rarab gene encoding retinoic acid receptor alpha-B isoform X2 — encoded protein: MYESVDVVGLTPSPNPFLSMDYYHQNRGCLIPEKGLMSGAARGFRTPHWSGSNHSVETQSTSSEEIVPSPPSPPPPPRVYKPCFVCQDKSSGYHYGVSACEGCKGFFRRSIQKNMVYTCHREKSCIINKVTRNRCQYCRLQRCLEVGMSKESVRNDRNKRKKEEKKQECSESYILSPDTEQMIERVRKAHQETFPSLCQLGKYTTNNSSDHRVALDVDLWDKFSELSTKCIIKTVEFAKQLPGFTTLTIADQITLLKAACLDILILRICTRYTPDQDTMTFSDGLTLNRTQMHNAGFGPLTDLVFAFANQLLPLEMDDAETGLLSAICLLCGDRQDLEQSDKVDVLQEPLLEALKIYVRKRRPHKPHMFPKMLMKITDLRSISAKGAERVITLKMEIPGSMPPLIQEMLENSEGLEGGGGARGGGGGGGAPPGSCSPSLSPSSAHSSPSAHSP